The Chiroxiphia lanceolata isolate bChiLan1 chromosome 4, bChiLan1.pri, whole genome shotgun sequence genome contains a region encoding:
- the SLC25A4 gene encoding ADP/ATP translocase 1 has protein sequence MGDQALSFVKDFLAGGIAAAVSKTAVAPIERVKLLLQVQHASKQITADKQYKGIVDCIVRIPKEQGIASFWRGNLANVIRYFPTQALNFAFKDKYKQIFLGGVDRHKQFWRYFAGNLASGGAAGATSLCFVYPLDFARTRLAADVGKGATEREFSGLGDCIMKIFKSDGLRGLYQGFSVSVQGIIIYRAAYFGVYDTAKGMLPDPKNVHIVVSWMIAQSVTAVAGLVSYPFDTVRRRMMMQSGRKGADIMYKGTIDCWKKIAKDEGSKAFFKGAWSNVLRGMGGAFVLVLYDEIKKYV, from the exons ATGGGAGACCAAGCACTCAGCTTCGTCAAGGACTTCCTGGCCGGCGGGATTGCCGCCGCCGTCTCCAAGACGGCTGTCGCCCCCATCGAGAGAGTGAAgttgctgctgcag GTCCAGCATGCCAGCAAACAGATCACGGCCGATAAGCAGTACAAGGGCATCGTGGACTGCATAGTCCGCATCCCCAAGGAGCAAGGCATCGCTTCCTTCTGGAGAGGCAACCTGGCCAATGTCATCCGGTACTTCCCCACCCAGGCCCTCAACTTCGCCTTCAAGGACAAGTACAAGCAGATTTTCCTGGGCGGAGTGGACAGGCACAAGCAGTTCTGGCGCTACTTCGCAGGGAACCTCGCGTCTGGGGGTGCCGCGGGAGCCACCTCCCTCTGCTTCGTCTACCCGCTGGATTTCGCCAGGACCCGGCTGGCGGCTGATGTGGGCAAAGGAGCTACAGAGAGGGAGTTCTCTGGGCTGGGCGACTGCATTATGAAGATCTTTAAGTCTGATGGCTTGAGGGGCCTGTATCAAGGATTTAGCGTGTCTGTCCAGGGCATCATCATCTACAGAGCAGCCTATTTTGGGGTGTACGACACGGCCAAGG GTATGTTGCCTGATCCAAAGAATGTGCATATCGTAGTGAGCTGGATGATTGCCCAGAGTGTCACTGCAGTGGCAGGGCTGGTTTCTTACCCTTTTGATACTGTGAGACGTAGGATGATGATGCAGTCTGGCCGAAAGGGAG CTGATATTATGTATAAGGGCACAATTGATTGCTGGAAGAAGATAGCTAAAGATGAAGGATCCAAAGCGTTCTTCAAAGGTGCCTGGTCGAATGTGTTGAGAGGCATGGGTGGAGCTTTTGTATTAGTACTTTATGATGAAATCAAGAAGTACGTCTAA